Proteins co-encoded in one Bacillus sp. FSL H8-0547 genomic window:
- a CDS encoding diacylglycerol kinase: MKRARIIYNPTSGREAFKKQLPEVLEKFEIAGYETSCHATTCEGDAVQAARAAGIRGFDLVVAAGGDGTVNEVVNGLAELEERPQLAVVPVGTTNDFARAISIPRDNILTAVDAILAGEARAIDIGRVNGHYFVNIAGGGRLTELTYEVPSKLKTVLGQLAYYLKGIEMLPSIRPAEVEIEYDGKLFKGEIMLFLVSLTNSVGGFEKLAPDSKLNDGMFDLLILKKANLADFIRVASLALRGEHISDSNIIYTTANRVKVTSAQKMQLNLDGEYGGDLPGEFVNLYRHIEVLVPLAKAQQMDE; encoded by the coding sequence ATGAAAAGAGCAAGAATAATCTATAATCCAACATCTGGCCGAGAAGCCTTTAAAAAACAACTTCCAGAGGTTCTGGAGAAATTTGAAATTGCCGGTTACGAGACATCCTGCCACGCCACGACATGCGAAGGGGATGCTGTTCAGGCTGCCCGTGCAGCAGGCATCCGCGGCTTTGATCTTGTTGTTGCAGCAGGCGGAGACGGCACAGTCAATGAGGTTGTGAACGGCCTTGCTGAACTTGAGGAGCGCCCGCAGCTTGCAGTCGTTCCGGTCGGCACAACAAACGACTTTGCCCGCGCCATCAGCATTCCGCGCGACAACATTCTGACTGCAGTTGATGCCATCCTTGCAGGCGAAGCCAGAGCCATCGACATCGGACGCGTAAACGGCCACTACTTCGTCAATATCGCAGGCGGCGGACGTCTCACCGAACTCACATATGAAGTCCCAAGCAAGCTGAAAACCGTCCTTGGCCAGCTTGCCTATTACTTAAAGGGCATTGAAATGCTGCCGTCCATCCGTCCCGCAGAAGTCGAGATTGAATACGATGGAAAGCTCTTCAAGGGCGAAATCATGCTGTTTCTCGTCTCCCTGACAAACTCGGTCGGAGGCTTTGAGAAGCTTGCTCCTGACAGCAAGCTGAATGACGGCATGTTTGATCTGCTGATCCTGAAAAAAGCAAACCTAGCCGACTTTATCCGGGTCGCAAGCCTTGCGCTCCGCGGCGAGCACATCAGCGACAGCAACATCATCTACACAACGGCCAACAGAGTGAAGGTCACATCCGCTCAAAAAATGCAGCTGAACTTAGACGGCGAATACGGCGGCGATCTGCCGGGCGAATTCGTCAACCTGTACCGTCATATTGAAGTCCTCGTGCCGCTTGCAAAAGCCCAGCAAATGGACGAATAG
- the rlmD gene encoding 23S rRNA (uracil(1939)-C(5))-methyltransferase RlmD: protein MTKAIAPVQKNEYYDVTFEDLTHDGSGVAKIEGYPIFVPNALPNEKGQIKVTKINKGYAFGRLVELQEESPQRTDAPCPIYKQCGGCQLQHLSYQGQLDFKHKQVKEVLARIGKLNLDNVRVHPTLGMNDPWNYRNKAQVPVGEREGGLIAGFYQQRSHEIIDMEQCLIQQSENDEVVGAVKAIANRHGIRAYDEKKNKGWLRHIMVRRGTVTNEMMVVFITRTPDFPNKKAIIEDITAQFPAIKSIVQNVNPKRTNVIFGEKTTVLWGEEYIYDYIGDIKFAISARSFFQVNPEQTKVLYEKALEYADLNGEESVIDAYCGIGTISLFLAQKAKNVFGVEIVPEAIEDAKRNAELNGIENADFAVGEAEVVIPKWYEEGNAADVIVVDPPRKGCDEALLRTILDMKPKKVVYVSCNPATLARDLRVLEDGGYATVEVQPVDMFPHTTHCEAVASLKLV, encoded by the coding sequence ATGACAAAGGCAATTGCGCCTGTACAAAAAAATGAATACTATGACGTGACCTTTGAAGACCTTACGCATGACGGATCAGGCGTTGCAAAAATTGAAGGATACCCGATCTTCGTTCCCAACGCCCTGCCAAACGAAAAAGGCCAGATCAAAGTCACGAAAATAAATAAAGGCTACGCATTCGGACGCCTTGTTGAGCTGCAAGAGGAAAGCCCGCAGCGCACCGATGCACCGTGCCCGATCTATAAACAATGCGGCGGCTGCCAGCTGCAGCACTTAAGCTACCAGGGTCAGCTTGACTTTAAGCACAAGCAGGTCAAAGAAGTGCTCGCCCGAATCGGCAAGCTGAATCTGGACAACGTCAGGGTCCACCCGACACTCGGCATGAATGATCCGTGGAACTACCGAAACAAAGCACAGGTCCCAGTCGGAGAACGCGAAGGCGGCCTCATCGCCGGCTTCTACCAGCAGCGCTCTCATGAAATCATCGATATGGAACAGTGTCTGATCCAGCAAAGCGAAAACGATGAAGTCGTCGGAGCCGTGAAGGCAATCGCAAACCGCCATGGCATCCGCGCCTACGACGAAAAGAAAAACAAAGGCTGGCTGCGCCACATCATGGTCCGCCGCGGCACCGTGACAAATGAAATGATGGTCGTCTTCATCACCCGGACGCCGGACTTTCCGAACAAAAAAGCCATCATTGAAGACATCACGGCCCAATTCCCGGCCATCAAGTCCATCGTTCAAAACGTTAACCCTAAACGCACAAATGTCATCTTTGGCGAAAAAACAACCGTGCTATGGGGAGAAGAATACATCTATGATTACATCGGCGATATAAAATTTGCCATCTCAGCGCGATCTTTCTTTCAGGTAAATCCTGAACAGACAAAAGTTCTTTATGAAAAAGCGCTGGAGTATGCCGATTTGAACGGAGAGGAGTCTGTTATTGATGCATATTGCGGCATTGGAACTATCTCCTTGTTCCTCGCTCAAAAGGCAAAGAACGTGTTCGGCGTTGAAATTGTCCCTGAAGCCATTGAAGATGCAAAGCGCAATGCCGAACTGAATGGAATTGAAAATGCAGACTTTGCAGTAGGTGAAGCTGAAGTTGTCATTCCGAAATGGTATGAAGAAGGAAATGCAGCCGACGTCATCGTAGTCGACCCGCCGCGCAAAGGGTGCGATGAAGCCCTGCTGCGGACAATCCTTGATATGAAACCGAAGAAGGTTGTGTATGTAAGCTGCAACCCGGCCACTCTTGCGCGTGATTTGAGAGTGCTTGAGGACGGAGGATATGCAACGGTGGAAGTCCAGCCGGTGGATATGTTCCCGCATACGACGCATTGTGAAGCGGTCGCGTCTTTGAAATTGGTTTAA
- a CDS encoding VOC family protein has translation MGRLVHFEIHVNDMERAKTFYGEVFGWTFQDWSEYAGLPYFGAVTGDENEPGVNGALMQRQGPSPEQNQPLNGFSCTMGVENYDVTEAKIFECGGKVALPKYALPGMAWQGYYLDTEGNIFGIHQPDANAK, from the coding sequence ATGGGCAGATTAGTTCACTTTGAAATTCACGTAAACGACATGGAGCGCGCAAAGACGTTTTACGGAGAGGTATTCGGATGGACATTCCAGGACTGGAGCGAATATGCAGGACTGCCCTATTTCGGTGCAGTGACAGGGGACGAGAATGAACCGGGAGTCAACGGCGCTTTGATGCAGAGACAGGGTCCTTCGCCTGAGCAAAACCAGCCGTTAAACGGGTTCTCCTGTACGATGGGCGTTGAAAACTATGACGTCACGGAAGCGAAAATTTTTGAGTGCGGCGGCAAGGTCGCATTGCCGAAATATGCGCTTCCCGGAATGGCATGGCAAGGGTACTACCTTGATACGGAAGGCAACATCTTCGGAATTCATCAGCCTGACGCGAATGCAAAATAA
- a CDS encoding tRNA-dihydrouridine synthase: MTNNFWRDLPKPFFVLAPMEDVTDVVFRHVVSAAGRPDVFFTEFTNSDSYCHPEGLKSVRGRLTFTEDEHPMVAHIWGDNPDYFRQMSIGMAEMGFKGIDINMGCPVPNVASRGKGSGLILRPDVAAELIQAAKAGGLPVSVKTRLGFKKIDEWEDWLGHILKQDIANLSIHLRTRDEMSQVDAHWELIPEIKKLRDRIAPDTMLTINGDIPDRQVGLQLAEQYGIDGIMIGRGIFKNPFAFEKEPREHSSKEYLDLLRLQLDLQDQYAEEVPRSVTGLHRFFKIYVKGFPGAAELRSQLMNTKSTDEVRAMLERFEEKQMTEQLSEKQETL; encoded by the coding sequence ATGACCAACAATTTTTGGCGTGATTTGCCGAAGCCATTTTTCGTACTTGCCCCAATGGAGGACGTGACAGATGTTGTGTTCCGTCACGTAGTCAGTGCAGCCGGCCGTCCGGATGTATTTTTCACAGAGTTTACTAACTCGGACAGCTACTGTCATCCTGAGGGCCTGAAAAGTGTGCGCGGCCGATTGACGTTTACAGAAGATGAACACCCGATGGTTGCACATATATGGGGAGACAATCCCGACTATTTCCGTCAAATGAGCATCGGCATGGCAGAAATGGGCTTTAAAGGGATCGATATCAACATGGGCTGCCCGGTCCCGAACGTGGCATCAAGAGGAAAAGGCAGCGGCCTCATCCTCCGCCCGGACGTCGCGGCAGAACTCATTCAGGCTGCAAAAGCAGGCGGACTGCCTGTCAGCGTGAAAACAAGACTTGGGTTCAAAAAGATAGACGAGTGGGAGGACTGGCTCGGGCACATCCTGAAACAGGACATTGCGAACCTTTCCATTCACTTGCGCACAAGAGATGAAATGAGCCAGGTCGATGCGCATTGGGAGCTTATCCCGGAAATCAAAAAACTGCGTGACCGCATCGCGCCGGACACGATGCTGACCATCAACGGCGACATCCCTGACCGCCAAGTAGGTCTTCAGCTTGCAGAACAATATGGCATTGACGGCATCATGATCGGCCGGGGGATCTTTAAAAACCCGTTTGCCTTTGAAAAAGAGCCGAGAGAACACAGCAGCAAAGAATACCTCGACCTGCTGAGACTGCAGCTTGACCTTCAGGATCAATATGCAGAAGAAGTGCCGCGCTCCGTCACAGGCCTTCACCGCTTTTTCAAAATCTATGTCAAAGGATTCCCGGGAGCTGCAGAGCTGCGGAGTCAATTGATGAACACGAAATCGACGGATGAAGTGAGGGCAATGCTTGAGCGGTTTGAGGAAAAACAAATGACAGAACAGTTGAGTGAAAAGCAGGAGACCTTATAG
- the gatB gene encoding Asp-tRNA(Asn)/Glu-tRNA(Gln) amidotransferase subunit GatB, with translation MKYETVIGLEVHVELKTESKIFSSAPNHFGANPNTNTTVVELGYPGVLPVLNRQAVDFAMKAAMALNCEVATDTKFDRKNYFYPDNPKAYQISQFDKPIGENGWIDIEVNGEKKRIGITRLHLEEDAGKLTHTGDGYSLCDYNRQGTPLVEIVSEPDIRTPEEAYAYLEKLKAIIQYTDVSDCKMEEGSLRCDANISLRPVGQEEFGTKTELKNLNSFNFVRKGLEHEEIRQEEVLRAGGVIDQETRRFDEATGKTILMRVKEGSDDYRYFPEPDLVSLYIDDEWKERIRATIPELPDQRQKRYTEELGLPSYDAQVLTLTKEMADFFEATVDKGADAKQASNWLMGEVSGYLNAESKELKDVALTPDGLAGMIKLIENGTISSKIAKKVFKELIENGGDAETIVKEKGLVQISDEGTLRTAVNEAIDANPQSVEDFKSGKQKAIGFLVGQIMKATKGQANPQLVNKLLQEELQKR, from the coding sequence ATGAAGTATGAAACGGTTATTGGACTTGAGGTCCACGTAGAGCTGAAAACAGAATCAAAAATCTTCTCAAGCGCACCGAACCACTTCGGCGCGAATCCGAATACAAACACAACCGTGGTTGAGCTCGGCTATCCGGGTGTTCTTCCGGTTTTAAACAGACAAGCCGTTGATTTCGCCATGAAAGCTGCAATGGCTCTGAACTGCGAAGTTGCGACAGACACGAAATTCGACCGCAAAAACTATTTCTATCCGGACAACCCGAAGGCGTATCAGATTTCCCAATTTGACAAGCCAATCGGTGAAAACGGCTGGATTGACATCGAAGTAAACGGCGAAAAGAAACGAATCGGTATCACGCGCCTTCATCTTGAAGAGGACGCAGGCAAGCTGACGCATACAGGCGACGGCTATTCCCTTTGCGACTACAACCGCCAGGGCACGCCGCTCGTTGAGATCGTATCAGAGCCGGATATCCGCACGCCTGAAGAAGCGTATGCGTATCTTGAAAAACTGAAAGCGATCATTCAGTACACAGACGTTTCCGACTGCAAAATGGAAGAAGGCTCACTTCGCTGTGACGCTAACATCTCCCTTCGTCCAGTTGGACAAGAGGAATTCGGAACAAAAACGGAGCTTAAAAACCTGAACTCCTTCAACTTTGTCCGCAAAGGCCTTGAGCACGAGGAGATCCGTCAGGAAGAAGTGCTCCGTGCAGGAGGCGTCATCGACCAGGAAACCCGCCGCTTTGATGAAGCAACAGGCAAAACAATCCTGATGCGTGTAAAAGAGGGCTCTGACGACTACCGCTACTTCCCGGAACCTGATCTTGTGTCCCTCTACATTGATGATGAGTGGAAAGAGCGCATCCGTGCAACAATCCCTGAGCTTCCGGACCAGCGCCAAAAACGCTACACAGAAGAGCTCGGCCTGCCTTCTTATGATGCTCAGGTACTGACTCTTACAAAAGAGATGGCAGACTTCTTTGAGGCAACTGTTGATAAAGGCGCCGATGCGAAGCAGGCATCCAACTGGCTCATGGGAGAGGTAAGCGGCTATCTGAATGCTGAAAGCAAAGAGCTGAAGGATGTCGCCCTTACTCCGGACGGACTTGCCGGCATGATCAAGCTGATTGAGAACGGCACGATCTCTTCTAAAATTGCGAAGAAAGTATTTAAAGAATTGATTGAAAACGGCGGTGATGCCGAGACAATCGTCAAAGAAAAAGGACTTGTCCAAATCTCTGACGAAGGCACGCTCCGCACGGCAGTCAATGAAGCAATCGATGCGAACCCTCAGTCTGTTGAAGACTTCAAGAGCGGAAAGCAAAAAGCGATCGGCTTCCTTGTCGGCCAGATCATGAAAGCAACAAAAGGCCAGGCAAACCCGCAGCTGGTCAACAAACTGCTTCAGGAAGAACTTCAAAAACGTTAA